The nucleotide window TCCGTGTTTTGAGTCTGCCACAACTGACCCCCATACACCAGGTAATTGATGATCATTACATGGTGAAATTCATCTTCCCAGTTCGAGGTCCAAGGACCACGCTCCCAAAGTGTGCCCTCCCCTGACTACTGATTTTGTCTATGACTATGCTGAAACATAGCTCTGAGGATGAGGGCTCTTCGGAGCACCCTtctggcctctcctggcttccaggAACTCCAGGAGGCCCATGGCACCGTCACTACAGGCTCTGCCTCCATTATCTGCACAGCCTTTGAAACTCCATGGACCACACATTCAACTATTAAAGGTAAAACACTCCTTCCCACCTGTGGTCCTCCATTCCCTCAAGCCTTTCATGTACCCCCAGCTGGGGGGCACGGAATCTCCCCCATACAGTGAGACTGCACCCcaaaacaaaagcacacaaaCAACACCCTGCACAACATCCCCATACCTACCATCCAGTCCAAGGACTTCTAAGAGCTCCATCCAAACTTTCCATACTGTTTCTACAAACGTGTCCACTCCCTGCACGAACCGCTCAGTCAGCCTGGACAGTAACTGCAGGGATGAGAAGACAGTAAGAAATCAACCAACACACTGTCATTCCCATCCAGTCAAGCACTGGAGTGTGAGCTCGGGAGAGGGCACCTCAACAGGAAGACCAGGAGCAGCCGCACGGGCAGcctacagtcaagcgatgaacaGAAAGTGATAGCTGGCCCACCACCAGGTAGAATGTGGAAAGCCCCTCAATCACACACACCGAGAGacacttggggtgggggtggctacATCAAGTGTCTGCACTGCTCTGGCAATTTCTCCTATAGTTCCGCTGGTTTTTGATCAAGGCTTCTGCTTCCTCAGCCTGACAGTTTCTGTCCTTGAGATGTTTCACAGGGCAGCTGGCTCTCTGAGGGACCTCCAAGGCTCTCCAAGGAAGCCTGAGGCATGCAGCAAGGGCTCATGTTCTGTGTATGGCCTCAGAGAGTGTCATTAGCTCTCCAAGTTGATTTGCAAAAGCCAGTAGACCTGGAAATCAGAAATTCCAGCTACTGCCTGATTTcctcttattttcttttgaataaGTGATCgtgctggctagtttcatgtcaacttggcacaagctagagtcataagaaaggagggagcctcaatggagaaaatgcctaAGAGCGGGCTGCAGGGAAGCCTGtacagcattttctcaattagggaTTGACAGGGGtgggaggcccagcccattgtggatggggcCGTTCCTGGGCCAtgcctgggttctataaaaaagcaggctgagctagccatggggagcaagctggtaagcagcacccctccatggcctctgcatcagctcctgcctccaggttcctgccctacttCAGTTCCTGTCCTAACTTTCTTCAGTAATGAATAGTGATATGAAAGCATAAGCCAAATGTATGCTTTGGCTTCTATCTGGGAggaaataaatgctttccttcctttgctttggccatggtgtctcacACACAGCAACATTAACCCTAATTAGGATGGTGATATTATATACACCTAGCATAAAACTCAAAGCCGGGGCTGGGATGCAAGTCAGTGGATGATGTTTTCCTAGCATGTATAATatcccaagttcagttctcagcagcaCATAGACGGGGCAGCTCAAACTGAATGCAACCCCAGTTCCACCAGCTCTGATGCCTTcctctgtcctgtgtgtgtgtgtgtgtgtgtgcacaagttcACGCACACAGCTTAATAAAACTAatcttaaaaaatacaaaagccaggcatagtggtgcttGCCTTTAGTCAGAGCGCTACGGAACACAGGtgggtggacctctgtgagttcaaagccagcctggtctacatatacaTAGTAAGTTCTGGGACAGGCAGAGCTTGCATACTGAGATGGtgtttcaagaaacaaaacaacagcaaaccaataagaaagaaacaaacacacacagacacacacacacaggaaaggaagaagggaagggaatagGGAGAAAGGCAGCAGTACAGTTTTCAATGGCACCAGCTGCCCGGGTAGTACTGGGCAGGAGTTCTTTTAGGGTAAGCTTCTGACTCATGCTGGATCTTCCAGGCCTTGGTTTTCCCAACCTGAAAATGGGACCAAGAGAGAGGATTCAACACAGGCAGTTGAAAAGGCTCAATATGGTAGCAAGTCAACTGGGCCCATTTCAAGTGGCAGGAGTTCAGGGCTGCTGCGGTTGTCCAGTCAAACCAGTGAGTGACAGGATGGCAAGGAGGGGCTCCTGGGAGGTCAAATCCAGACCACTGGTTCTTTCTCAGGCTGGGAACTGGCCAGGAGGGAGAAGACACTCTAGGGCTGATCCCCACCCCTGCCCTTTCAGCCTTGGCTGGAGAACATGCAGGCCCCTCTGGCAAAGCTAGACATGGAAGGAGACCATGGACTTTATAGAAATGATAGGGTTCAGCTGTGTTCTCCCAAATTTGAATGTGAAACCTAGTCCCTAGTGAGGGAAcatttaaagacagggtctttttgttttgttttgttttgttttgttttgtttgagacagggtttctctgtgtagccttggctgtcctacactggatttgtagaccaggctggccttgaactcacagagatctgcctgcctccacctccccaagtgctggaattaaagacctgcaccaccaggcccggatgaagacagggtctttcaaGAAGTGATCTGTCTACAATGAGATCACTAAGGTAGGCCAAGTCTACTAGGGCAAAGATAGTGTGTAGGTAGGCTTGTCatcccagctgctcaggaggctaaggcaggtgtgtgtgtgcacagcggAGTGGGGGTGGTGGAGAGGTGTCTCTGCCAACACCAGGGCTGGCAGAGTAAGGATCCGATGATTCCCGTGATCCAGATGGGGCCAGAAGGAAATCCGGTTCAACAAGACTCAGTAGCTGCTATTGACTCAAACTTCTAGAGTCTGACACCAGgaagtttattttaggcatatttaagtaCAGCACAAtttgagggggaggggaaggtttCCTGGAGCAACATAATCCCATGCGCACAAGGAGACATAATAATTGCATCAAAACTCTTCTCAAAGTACACGTCAACGTCACTTCTTCCATGAAGATGGGTTCTAAACATGGGCTTCATgggttatctttttttctttttcttttttgcttttggaaacaaggtttctgtgtagccctgactgtcctggaacttgctctgtaggtcaggctgtcctgcaactcacagagattagcctgcctcagcctccccgagtgctggaattagaggtatgtgccaccaccacccagccaccTGTGTTTTCTTAAGGGCCTAGGGGAAGATCTGGTGTTGTCTCGGTCACACAGCTGGCACAAAGGTCATCTGGGTTACCAAGTACCTCTGGTCCTGTTTGTGGGAGCCTGGGGAAGCCTCTGGCCATATGGATAATGCAGGGGTCATCTAGACTATTAGCCACCTCCAGTCCTGGTTGTGGGAGCTTAGGGGGAGCCAAGTATGGCCTGGACATATACCCTAGCACCTCCATTCCCAGGCCTCTAGGCAGAAACAGGTTATACATCTTTTCCCTTAAAGAGACAAGGCTGCATGTTTAACATTCTTGGTTTCCCTAGTGCTTATCTGTGAGGGCAAGGACCTCTGTGCTCCCAAACAGGCAGAAGACTGAACGTTCAAGGCCTGCCTTGGGCTAAAGAATGAGCCCCAGACCAACCAGGACATCTTAGTAAGACCCCCtcatctcaaaattaaaacagtTAAGgggtatagctcaggggtagaatgtttgcctagcatgtatatGAGGCCCTGGGtctcagtacaaaaaaaaaaaaaaaaaaaaaaaaaaagccaggtggtggtagcatatgcctttaatgccagcatttgggatGCAAAGGCATTTGGaggtctgtgagttcgaggctagccaggtctacagagtgagatctaggacagccagaactacacagagagaccctgcctcaaaaaaattaattaattaattaattttaaaaaaaggaagagagaaataacATCAGAGACACACAGAGCAGAGCACAGCCACCAGAACAGAGGAGGGCAGGACAACTCTGTGGAATggggttctctcctcccacctttttGCCggtttggggattgaactcagttcacTGTGCATCtatagcaagtgcctttacccactgagccacctctcaagGACAGCTTTCaaatcctgatcctcctgctcctaCTCATTCAGTGTGGGGGTTACCCAAcatgcctggctttatttttttaaagattaggtCCCATGTATCCTATTTTTCTGGTGTTTTGGAGATACCTATtttagtctctgtctctctctcgatgagctggcctcaaactttcagtGACAAGCCcttatccccccacccccatctcctgggtgctgagattgcAGACATGCACTAATTCTCCTGGCTgctttttatcttagcctttctCCCACCTCCGTATACTTTtctttccaggggatctgatgccctcttccagcacCCATGGGCATGTGTACTCACATGCTCAagtccacacacagatacacatattaaaagttatttaaaaataaggttttttttaaaaaaaataaaaaatttaaaaagttggaTTGTTTGAAAAATGATGGCtcaagcttacacacacacacacacaaatacacaaacacaaacacatacacagtgaGTAAAATACTTCCATGCAAGCAGCCACAGAAGGAAAGttctataaaaacagaaaagaccaGCTGTTCAACTCCAGACTAGCAAAGGAAACAAAGCAAACGCCCTAGAAAAGACAGAAGGGGGGGGGGCACGGGACGGGACACAGGACAATCTCTTCttcccaagccagcctggtctacaaaggacagccaaggctacacagagaaaccttgttgtcttggaaaaacaaaaacaaaacaacaacaaaaagtaaacatttaGAATATATGGAGACAGAGTTTACATAGTACAGCTCACAGGACAACAGGGATGGGATGGAGCCTCTCACGTCCAGAGGGCAACTTGGTCACATCTCTCTACAGTAAAATTTCAAAAGAGGGAGCTGCAGAGGTGGCTCCTTGGATGAACACCCTTGCTGTTCCTGCAGCCAGCATGCgctcagttgccagcacccacaccaagcagctcacaaacactagcaactccagctccagggcattagcgcctctcctggcctctgtgggtatctgcactcatgtgcacaaacaaAAATAGGGAAGCAGTGGTActatactcctttaatcccagcactcaggaggcagaagcaagtggatctctgaacttgaagtcagcctggtctacacagagaaatcctatctcataaaaccagaaaccataaataataataatgataattcaTTTTTGTAAGTCATCCCTCCTAACATTCATagagccctgggttctatcccaaGTATGccatgagctgggtgtggtggctcatgtctgaaAATCTAGCACTTAGAAGCTGGGGGTAAGAAgtgtcaggagttcaaagccagcctaagaTACAGGAGACcctggagagaggaagagtgaaggggagggaggggggagagagaggaaagaaggaaggaagggaagaagggagggagggagggaggagggaaggaaggaaggaaggaaggaaggaaggaaggaaggaaaaagaaagaaagaaagaaagaaagaaagaaagaaagaaagaaagaaagaaagaaagaaagaaagaaagagagggctcTGTGGGTAAGAGAGCTTACTGGGCAAGCAGGAGGACCTCAATTCCAATCCCCAGGAACCActtaaaaagccagatgtggccaTGTACTGGTATATTTCTGTAACCAATATTTTATAAGTGGAGACAGCAGGATTGCTCTTACTAGCctaactccaggctcagtgacagATACCCTGTTTCAAGGGAATAAGACAAAGAGTGACAGAATGGGAAAATTcaaaagtcctcctctggccGGGTGTAgtggctcaagcctttaatcccagcattcaggaggcagacacaggtggatctctgtgagttcgaggccagcctggtctactggacttgtgtgcccacacacatgcacactaaaaATAGGGAGTATTTTAGCCCATGCCTGTGGCTCAAGCAActctggaggttgaggcaggacaGCACAAGGCCAGGATGAATACATAGCAAGACTCCacctcaaaaattaaaagaaaatgaagcaaaaaccTTAAGCATTATATTTCAAGTGAAGTACAAGGGAGCAGGGCTTCCGTGGGCAGTGAGGACAAAGATGAATTGAGAGTAGATGTAATTATGATAGAATGGTGAAGACAGGAAGGAACTACTCAGTAATCtggtggttgatttttttttctctaaatatttaaagtatgtgtatatgtgtgcctgtgcacatgaGTACAATACCCATGGAGTCCAGGGGAGGGTGTCAAATCGCCTGGGACTGAAGTTACCAACTACTGATCGGaagcctctgaaagagtagccagtgttgtCAGATCCTCAGGTCACCCCTCTAGCCCCTGGCTTGATGTTCTGACTGAATGAAATTAGAGGTTCATTTGTTAGGAAACTAAAATTATCTTAAGTTCATGAAGGACATcgccttccaccatgtgggcgaACTCGGGCcgggccatcaggcttggtggcaagcacctatacctgctgagccgtctcaccTGTCCTCATGGATGCTTTGCATAGAGCTTGTGGGCCAGTGATGACCTACCACGGGGAAAGCACGATTTGAAAGAACAACTCTTGTGGGTGTGGGTACATTCCAccgtgaaggtcagaggacaacttacaggaacCAGTTTCTCCCTCCACCatatgggggagggaaggaactcAAGACTTAAAGGCAAGCACACTGGCACCTTCACCGGCTGAGCCATCATCTGGGTCCTCAGTTAATTTTAACTAAAGGAAAAGCCTGCTGCGTAGCTCTAACAGGCCCAGGCTTACTAATTAGATTCAAACCTGCCTTGCGGGTAAGgatgtttttaaagtttgtttccCAGGCATGATGGCCCATGTCTTTAAATCCAGCACcccagaggcaaagacaggcagagctcAAGATCAGACTTTGTGTGAAATAAGCCTTGCGCATGATCACATGGCTTTGAGTTGCCTCCGGGGCCTCCACGCTCTGAGGGCTGGGCTGTGGAGTTTTAtggtttggctggttggttggtttggtttggtttttgaggcagggtttttctgtgtaaccctggctgtcctggaactagctctgtagaccagactggcctcaaaatccaccagcctctgcctcctgagtgctgggatcaagggcatgcaccaccaccaccacctggccaggGGCTATGGTTCTGATCACTTCTCTATGTCTCATTTGGGCAGGAGAGAATCTGGGAGGTTGGTTGTGACTGGGTTGTACATACTGCACACTGAACACCTGCTTGTCAGTGGTGGGAAATTTTTATACACGGAAGGGCTTTGTCTAACAGAAGTGTATTAACTCCTTCATTCATTTGAAAGTTATTAAGGAAAGTGGGGCTCCAGTGGTAGCCTCAGTGCTTAGTGTGTACAAGGTTGTGGGTTCAATCCCCATCACCTGGTACATTCATGTAATACCAGGTTTCAAAACAACCATAAAGGAGGCTGGAAAGTTGAATCAGCATTTAAATATTCATGCTGCTGTTACCTAGGACCcaactttggttcccagcacccatgtgagacagctcataactgcctgaaactccagctccagggcatccgaTGCTCTCTCCTGGGCAAGTGCACTGTGTATAACCACCACAGCCATACGAATAcatataactaaaaataaaaatacagccaGGCTTGGATGCACACACCACTACTCTCAGCGCTTGGGAAACAGAGCCAGGTGAGGCTCTTctgagctagaggccagcctcgtctacatacagagaaccctgtctcaaaaaaaaaaaacaaaaacacaacaacaaagaaaaaagggggcAATTTGAGTTCTTAATGTTTTCCCTCATGCTAAGGACCAATAAACTTTCTAAACTTTTATATCTTAAGTCTCTAAATACTCCAGCAGAACTAAGAAATGTTCAATTAAATTACCCTACAGCCAGGAAATACCAAAAGGGAACTGTCCAGAGCCATGATTCTGGCCCAGGAAGGAACCAGCTGCATTGACAAATCATAAAAAAAGAACTGTTGTTCCCATCCCCATTTAACAGGCAGAGAAACTGAGATTTAAAGAAGTAAAGCCAGGAACAGGCAAGATGGCTCGGCCTGTAAAAGTGTTTGCCACCGGGCCTGATGACCACATATGGTTTCCCAAGACCCACAGGGAAGCAGAGAACTTTAAAGATGCTttaaagctgtcttctgacttttCACCTGTTCATGTGCGCAGGCAATCAACAAATTGACgtaaaaagtatttaaaagtaAAGTCATTTAGGGCAGGtagtggtgctcacctttaatcccagccctcggggcaGACAGAGtctggcggatctctgtgagcttgaggccagtctggtctacagagtgagttctaggtcagccagggctattacactgagaaaccctgtctcgaaaaaccactaaataaataaataaataaatttaaaataaataaagtcgcCGGGGCTAGGGGAGATGGCACAGTCGATAGAGCTTCCGGTACAAGCatgtggaggacctgggttctcgAGAGGATCCGAGTTCAATACCAAGGAAGCTGCTGGGGAGGTGGAAGCAAGAAGCTTCCAGCGGCCCAGTGGccccctggccagccagcctggcctaatcTTCGAACTTCAGGGCAATAAAggaacttgtctcaaaatacaaaagcGGGTGGATGATTCTTGAGGTTGAAAACCTGAAACTGACCTCTGGACTCCACAATCACACACACCAAAGGAAGCCACAGGCCTAGCCTCATTCGGCTGGAAAGAGAGGGCCCCAACTTGGGCCCAAAGTTCTCTGGACTCCACAAGCCCAAGGCCAGACGAAACATGAGGAAGGCAAAAGAACCGCGTGCATCTAGACTTCTCTTTTCTCAGCATGGTGCACCCAATATAGGTGACCCGGTGGAGAGAGGAGAGCCCTTTGGTGGAAGGAGTCATCCCAGGCTCGGAGACCCTAGTCCCCCAAGCTAAACCGAACACCCCCAGGCTCCAACCGAGAGGTGCCTCATCCCCACCCCAAACACACAGTAGGCGCTCAGGTTGCCAAAGCAATAGCTCAGACTCCATAGCTCCCTGGAAAGGAGAACTCGGCCCAGACATCTCTGAAGCAAGGGGTAAAAGGCGGAAGGCCCATGGGGCCCGGCCGCGAGGGGACCCGGACGTCCCCAGCGCCTGGCTCATAGTGGGCGACCATTGAGACGCGACCGGTGAGCGCGCGGGCGTCACGAGCTCCCGGGGGCCCGCGCTTGGCCCGGGATGCAGCAGGCCGCGATCGTCCCCAGCCCGggtgcacccccacccccccaacaaCGGTCTCCCGGTCCCGCAAGGTGACCGCGGCGCGCCGCCCACCTTCTGAGCCGCGCGCACGTTGTCCTCTCCGAAGAGGCTGCTCACGCTCTGCGAGAAGCTGCTGGTCGCGCGCCGGTGGCTGTTCTTGTCCGCAGCCCCGCGGCCCCGAGCCCCCTGCGCTCCAGGGGCCACCagcgccagcagcagcagcagtgccAGAAGCAGAACTGGCAGCAGCACCGGCAGCCCAGCCCGGAGCCGGGGCTCCTGGGACGCGCGCGCGCCCATGCTCGGCCTAGGGAGGAGGGTCgtgaggttgggggggggggagagggcggAGCACGCGGCCACCGAGGGCTCCGGTCCGCACCGCGTGGGCGCGCCGTCGCTCCGCCTTGCGGCCCCGCCCCGTCCGCGCACGAAGCCCCGCCTCCCGCCCGCAGCCCCTTCACTTCCAGAGCTGATAGTATCAACTCTGCTTGTCGCTGCACGCGGTGCTTGTAAAGGCATTTTCCTGGTCTGAGTCGGTTCCTTTGCAAAGCGATTGGAAAACCGAAGGGCAGCACCTCCCCGCACCCCGAAAGCAGGCCGCGCGGAGCACGCGTTCTTTCGTTCTCGTGGCCCTCCTGCGCGGATGGCCCTTCCGAGCCATAAAGTGGTCGGGGAGGGGAAGCTAGGGAAGGCAAGCTGGTTTGAGAAGGGAGAACCGGGGAAGTGGTTTGGCTTCGTGCAGCCCCTTTTAAAGGATTTGATGGGATCAAGGGACTGTTCCTCGGGATTCGTCAAaagaggttgggaggggaagagtgtCTAGAGTTGGTCCCGCCAGTCAATTCTGGTGTCAGGAAGTACCCGCGCCACCTCTAGGCGACTTAAGGACACTAAGACCAAATTTACAAGAGATGTAGGGATGCGAGGAATTTACAATCCAAAATTTAAGGCTTCCTACAAGAAAAGCTACTAGGCTTCTTGGAGATGAACCGCATAGCATGGCAGGCAAAAAGACCAGAGGACTATGGATATGAGAGATTTAAGAGCCCTGATAATCATGTTagaggcatggtggtgcacgtctGTAAGTCCAGCCCTAGAGAggctaagggaggaaggatggccAGGTCAGGCCAGCCTAAGTTATACcgagtcccaggacagccttCCTTAGAAagtaggaccctgtctcaaaaaa belongs to Meriones unguiculatus strain TT.TT164.6M chromosome 4, Bangor_MerUng_6.1, whole genome shotgun sequence and includes:
- the Bri3bp gene encoding BRI3-binding protein isoform X2 — translated: MGARASQEPRLRAGLPVLLPVLLLALLLLLALVAPGAQGARGRGAADKNSHRRATSSFSQSVSSLFGEDNVRAAQKLLSRLTERFVQGVDTFVETVWKVWMELLEVLGLDDNGGRACSDGAMGLLEFLEARRGQKGAPKSLSQCPTCPSTSAQPPCPAVPPEPWCWLVWSSWPTGSCL